TACCTCTACCAGCAACGCATGAAATTCGACGGCCTGGCCGAAAAGCCCGTGTTGCCCCAGGGTGAAGCCCACAGCGATGAATTCTTCGGCGAACAGCAGGTGTATCGCCAGGGCCTGGAAGTGAAGATCCCGGCCGGCACTACCGGCCAGGTCAAGCTGGGCTGGCAGGGCTGCGCCGATGCCGGCCTGTGCTACCCGCCGCAATCGATCACCGTGGACCTGGGCGGCAATCCGGCGGTCGCCGCCACCGCCCAGGCCCAGGACCAGAGCCTGGCCAGTGGCCTGCAACAACGCAGCCTGGGCTGGAGCCTGCTGATCTTTTTCGGCCTGGGCCTGTTGCTGGCGTTTGCTCCTTGCTCGTTGCCGATGCTGCCGATCCTCGCCGGACTGGTAGTGGGCAGCGGTGCCAGCCCGCGCCGCGGCTTTGCCCTGGCCAGCAGCTACGTGGTGTGCATGGCACTGGTGTATGCCGCGTTGGGCGTAATGGCCGCCCTGCTCGGCGGCAACCTCGCCGCGCTGCTGCAAACCCCGTGGATCCTCGGCAGTTTCGCCGCGCTGTTCGTGATCCTGGCCCTGCCGATGTTCGGCTTCTTTGAACTGCAACTGCCGGCCTTCCTGCGTGACCGCCTCGACAACGTCAGCCGCCAGCAAAGTGGCGGCAGCCTGATCGGCGCCGGTGTTCTCGGTGCGTTGTCCGGCCTGCTGGTGGGCCCGTGCATGACCGCGCCCCTGGCCGGCGCTCTGCTGTATATCGCTCAGAGCGGCAACGCGCTGCACGGTGGCCTGATCCTGTTCGCCATGGGCGTCGGCATCGGCATCCCGCTGTTGCTGCTGGTCACCGTGGGCAACCGTTTCCTGCCCAAGCCGGGCACCTGGATGAACGTACTCAAGGGTGTCTTCGGCTTCCTGTTCCTCGGCACCGCCGTGCTGATGATTCGCCCGGTAGTCGGTGAAAGCCTGTGGATCGGCCTGTGGGGCGTACTGGCACTGGTCATGGCCTATTGCGGCTGGACGCTGGCCCGTGAACACGGCCTGGCCGCCAAGGTGCTGGGTGCCGGCTCCCTGGTGCTGGGCCTGTGGGGCGCGGTGCTGGTGGTGGGTGCGGCAGGTGGCAGCAATGAGCTGTGGCAACCGCTGAAGGTGTACAGCGGCTCGCGGGTCGCTGCGGCAACCAGCGCGCACGACGCCTTCGTGACCCTCAATGACCCCGCCGCACTGCAAGGCCAGCTCGACAGCGCCAAGGCCCAGGGCCAATGGGTGCTGGTGGATTACTACGCCGACTGGTGCGTGTCGTGCAAGATCATGGAAAAACAGGTGTTCGGCAAACCCGAAGTGATGGACGCGCTCAAAGACGTGCGCCTGCTGCGCCTGGACGTTACCGCCGACAACGCCGCCAGCCGCGAGCTGCTCGGCCGTTATAAAGTGCCTGGGCCACCGAGCTTCGTCTGGATCGGCCCGGACGGTGAAGAGCGTCGCGCCCACCGCATCACTGGCGAAGTGGATGCCGCCGCCTTCCTGCAACGCTGGACGCAAACCCGAGACGCGCCTTGATGCTGACCCTTACCATCGGCACCTTCGCCATCGCCCTGAATCATATCCTGCTGATCAGCGCGCTGATCCTCGCCACCCTGGTGGGCTGGCGCGTAGCCAAAAGGGGCGGTGAAAACCCGGAGTCGGTGCTGTTCAGCCTGTTCCTGCTCGGCATGCTCACCGCCCGCATCAGCTTTGTGCTGATGTACTGGAGCGAGTACAGCAACGACTGGCTGCAGATGGTCGACCTGCGCGACGGCGGCTTTCTTGCCTGGCCCGGCATTATCGCCCTGGTGCTGGGTGCGCTGGTCTACGGTTGGCGGCGCCCGGCCCTGCGCAAGCCGCTGAGCGCCGGGGTGATCACGGGCCTGGTGTTCTGGGGCATGACCAGCCTGTCCCTGAACCTTTACGACAAGGGCTCGCAACTGCCGGATATCACCTTGCGCGACGCCAACGGCAATGTGGTGCAACTGGCCGATTACAAAGGCGGCCCGCTGGTGATCAACCTCTGGGCCACCTGGTGCCCGCCGTGCCGTCGGGAAATGCCGGTACTGGAACGCGCCCAGCACCAACGCCCGGATGTCACCTTCCTGTTCGTCAACCAGGCCGAGAGCATGCAAAGCGTCAGCACTTACCTGGCCACCCAGGGCCTGAACCTCGACAACGTGCTGTTCGACGCCAGCGGCCGCCTCGGCCAGGCCGTCGGCTCCATGGCTTTACCCACCACGCTGTTCTATACCGCCGATGGACGCTTGATCAACAGCCACCTTGGCGAGTTGTCCCAAGCCAGCCTGGCCCGTGCCATGGAACCCTTCGACACCGCCCCACAAAGGAAACCCACATGCCTCGCCTCCGCCACCTGCTGACCCTGCTGCCTTTGACGCTGGCCGCCACCCTGGCCCAGGCCGAAGACTGGCCGGCCCCGATCAAACAGATCGAAGCCAAGGGCGCCAAGATCCTCGGCAAATTCGACGCCCCCAGCGGCCTCACCGGCTACGCGGCGCAATACCAGAACCGCGGCATGGCGCTGTACCTGACCGCCGACGGCAACAGCGTGCTCGCCGGCAACCTGTACGACGCCCAGGGCAATGACCTGAGCAGCGCGCCCCTGGAAAAACTGGTGTACGCGCCGATGGCCAAGGAAGTCTGGGCCAAGATGGAAAAGAGCAGCTGGATCCAGGACGGCGACAAAAACGCGCCGCGCACCGTCTACCTGTTCAGCGACCCCAACTGCCCCTACTGCAACATGTTCTGGGAACAGGCCCGCCCATGGGTGAAGGCCGGCAAGGTGCAACTGCGCCACATCATGGTTGGCATCATCCGCGAAGACAGCCCCGGCAAATCCGCCGCGCTGTTCGCCGCCAAGGACCCGCAAAAGGCCCTGGAAGAACACGAAGCCGCCGGCAAGGGCAGCAAGTTGCAGGCCCTGGCCAAGATCCCGGCGGATATCGAAGCCAAGCTCGATGCCAACATGAAGTTGATGGAGGAGCTGGAGTTGTCGGCGACGCCGGCGATTTTCTATCTGGACGACAAGGGTGGCTTGCAGCAACAGCAGGGGGCGCCGTCGCCGGATAAGTTGGTGAAGATTCTGGGGCCGAAATAAGCGCCGTCTGGACTGAAGTTATCGGGGGCAGCTACTCCCCCTCTGTGCATACACATCACACCCTGTGGGAGCAGCTTGCCCCCGATGAGCATGGGTATCTACACAACTTTGGCTCGGCCCTGAATCTATGACGGGGCGGGGAGCCGAAGCCTCTCTAACTGACGCTCCGCGTTCCAAATGTGGGAGGGGGCTTGCTCCCGATGGCGGCCTTACAGCCGACCATGGTGTTGGATCAGCGCGCGTACATATCCGTTGCTGCGGTAACGGCGGCTTAGGGTTCCGCCCTGACGGCGGGTCACTTTTGGAAAGAGCCCCAAAAGTAACCAAATGGGCTCCTGCCCCACCACTCGGCACCTCGCCCAGGCTCGGTGTGCCCGTAACCCGACATTGATTTGGAGGGCCGCCGCCACGCGCCATCCATGGCGCGGGGCGGCTAAACCGGCATCCCTGCCGGTTTACCCTCCAAATCAATGTCAAATTCCGGCCAGCGTGGTTTAACGGGGCGCCTAAGATCAAGAGCAAGATCAAGAGCGGCTCGCTTCGCATCGTGGTTACCGTAAGCTGCTACAAGATTGTGTAGATACCTATGCCCCGACGAGGCCCTCAAGTACGGCGACCTTTACAGCCCCTCCAACTGCGCCATCAAATCACTCAACCGGTCCACCTTCTCGGCACTGATCTCATTCACCGCCAACCCCTCGATATACCCAGCCAACTGCGCCACCGTGCTGCACTCGAACATGGCCCTTAACGGCACATCGCGCTGCAGGGTTTTCTGCACCCGCGAGGCGATCTGCGTGGCCAGCAACGAGTGCCCGCCCAGTTCGAAGAAGTTGTCCTGCACCCCTACCCGTTCGACTTTCAGCACCTGGGCCCAAATATCGACCAGGGTGGTTTCCAGTTCGTTGCGCGGCGCCAGGTAGTCCTGGCTGTGCAACTGGCCGATCTCCAGGGCCGGCAGAGCCTTGCGGTCGAGTTTGCCGTTGGCGTTGAGCGGCAGGCGGTCGAGCCATAGCCAGTGCAGCGGCACCATGTATTCCGGCAGTTCGCTGCGCAGGCGTTGCTTGATGCGGTCCAGGCGCTCGCTGGCATTCAACGCCTGGTCCGCGGCGACGAGATAGCCGACCAGGTGCTTGCCATTGACGCCCTCTTGCACGCCGACCGCCGCATCGCGCAGCTCCGGCTGTTCGTGCAGGCGTGCTTCGATTTCACCCAGTTCGATGCGGTAGCCGCGAATCTTCACTTGATGGTCGATGCGCCCGACGTACTCCAGCACGCCGTCGCTGCGTCGCCGTGCCAGGTCGCCGGTGCGGTACAGCCGCTCGCCCGGTGCGCCGAACGGGTTGGGCACAAACACCGGCGCGGTGCGCAACGGATCGCTGACGTAGCCCCGCCCGACACCGGTGCCGGCCACGCACAGTTCACCGACAGCGCCCTGCGGCACCAGCTCCAGTGCGCCGTCGAGCAGGTACAAACGGTTGTTGTCGGTCGGTGTGCCAATCGGCAGGTAAGTGCCACGGGTCGAGGCCAGGTCGACGCGGTAGAACGCCACATCGTCCGAGCATTCCGCCGGCCCGTAGGCGTTCACCAAGCCAATCTGGGGGTAGCGCAACAGCCATTGGTGCGCCAGCTCCGGCGGCATCGCCTCACCGGTCGGCAGCATCCAGCGCAAGCCATCAAGGCTGATACGGTCCTGGGCGAGCATGCCCTGAATCAAAGACGGCACGCTTTCCAGCACCGTAATGCCTTGTGCCTGGACGTGTGCCAACAACCCCTGGGGATCATGGGCAATGGTATTGGGCACGATGTCCACACGCGCGCCGAACAGCGGCGCCGCGAGGAACTGCCACACGGAAATATCGAAGCTTTGCGAAGCGGTCTGCGCGATCACGTCCGTCTCGCTCAGTTGCAGGTACGGCACCTTGCTCAACTGGTTGTTGAGCATGCCGCGCTGTTCGACCATCACGCCTTTGGGCAGGCCGGTGGAGCCCGAGGTGTAGATCACATAGGCGAGGTTGTCCGGGGCACTGTAGACGCCTGGGTTCTCGCCACGGGCGGGGACTTCTTCCCACACCAGCAACTTGCAGTCGACACCGTCGAGCAGTTCGACAGCCTGCTCGCGGCAGGCTTCGGTGCACACCAGCAACGGCGTGCGGCTCAATTCGATGATGCGGCTCAGGCGCGGGCCCGGCAGGCCAGGGTCCAGCGGCAGGTATCCGGCACCGGCCTTGAAGCTGCCGATGATCATGCCGAGCAGTTCCAGGTTACGCTCGGCCAGCACCGCAACCGGCTGGTCCGGGCCGACACCGGCGGCGATCAGCGCATGCCCCAGGCCGTTACTGCGCCGGTTCAACTCCTCATAGCTCCATTGCCGGTCGAGGCAGCTGGCGGCGATACGTTGCGGCTGCTGCGCCACCTGCTCCTCGAACAGCTCGACATAGCTGCGCTGCAGCGGGTAGTCATGGTCGCTCTGGTTGCAACCGTCCACCAGGAATTCACGCTCCTGCGCGCCTATCAGCGGCAAGTCGGCCATGTCGCCATGGAAGCCCTGCACCAGTGCCAACAACAGGCGCTTGAACTCGCCAAGCATGCCTTGCACGGTGGTTTCATCGAAATAGCGCTGGTCGTAAGACAGGTGCAACCCCAGATCATCGCCCGGATAGCACACGGCGGTCAGCGGGAAGTTGGTGTGGGTACGGCCGGAATCCGAGGTGGCATTCAGGCTTTGGGCATGGCTCAGCACCGCGGTTTCCACCGGGGCATTCTCGAACACGAACAGGCTGTCGAACAGCGGCTGGCCTTTGGGCAGTTCGCTGTGCTCCTGAATGGTCACCAAGGGCAGGTATTCGTACTCGCGCAGTTGCATGTTGCTGTCGAGCAGGCCGCTCAGCCAGTCGCGCACGCGGCAAGGCTGGTGGTCTTCCGGCAGTTTGACCCGCAGGGCGATGCTGTTGATGAACAGGCCCACGGTGCGTTGCATCTGCGGCATGTCGACCGGGCGGCCGGCCACGGTGACGCCGAACAGCACGTCGCGATCACCGCTCAAGCGCCGCAGCACCAGCGCCCAGGCCGCCTGGGCAAAGGTGTTGACCGTCAATTGGTGGGCCTGGGCCAGCTCGCGCAATTGCGCGCCGTCGCGGGCCTCCAGGCGGGTGTAGCAGTCGCCCACCAGCATGCCGCCGCTGTGGCCGGCGTGTTCGCGCAGAAACGGACGGTCGCTGGGGATCGGTGTGGTGCGTTCAAAACCTTGCAGGTTGCGCTGCCACCACTGGCGCGCTTCGTTCAGGTCCTGGCGTTGCAGCCAGGCGATGTAGTCGCGGTAACGCGGTGGCGTGGCCAGTTGCGCCTGGCGCCCTTCGCCCAGGGCCAGGTAGATTTCGAAGAAGTCATTCATCAACAGCGAACGGCACCAGGCATCGATGAGGATGTGGTGGTTGCTCATCATGAACCAGTAACGCGCCTCGCCCACGCGGATCAGGCGCAGGTGGAACGGCGCCTGGTTGAGCAGATCGAAACCGGCTTCGCGTTCGCGCTTGAGCAAGGCTTGCAGACGCGGCTCCTGCTCGCTCTCGGGGTCGGCGCTCCAGTCCAGGTACTCGATTGGCGTGCTGCCCGGTGTGTGGATCACTTGCAGCATGTCTTCGCCGACGTTCCAGCAGAACGAGGCGCGCAAGGCTTCGTGGCGGGCAATCACCGCCTGCCAGGCCTGGGCGAAACGTTGCGGGTCCAGGGCGCTGTTGATGCGGTAGCGGTCCTGCATGTAATACAGGCCGGTGCCCGGTTCCAGCAGGGTGTGCAGCAACAGGCCCTCTTGCATCGGGGTCAGCGGGTAGACGTCTTCGATGACGCTGGCCGGTACCGGCAGGCTGTCCAGTTGCGCCTGGCTCAACCGCGCCAGCGGGAAGTCCGACGGCGTAAGGCCGCCGGCATCGTCCTTGAGGCAATGGGCGATCAGGCTGTGCAATTCGGCCAGGTACGCCTCGGCCAGATCGCGAATGGTCTGCTGGTCGTGGCGCTCGCGGCTGAAGGTCCAGCGCAGCACCAGTTCGCCGCCGTACACCTGGCTGTCGACACTCAGCTCGTTGGGCAGCGGAGCGTCGGGGTCGTGGGCGAGACCGGCGGATTCATCCAGTGGATGGAACAGCGCATCGGCGCCGAAACTCTGGTCGAACTGACCGAGGTAGTTGAAGGTGATATCGGCGCTCGGCAGCGCCGCCAGGGTGCGTTGGCACAGGTCGTCCGCCAGGTAGCGCAGCACGCCATAGCCCAAGCCCTTATGCGGCACGCCGCGCAGTTGCTCCTTGATCGCCTTGATCGAATCGCCCAGCTGCGCCTGCGGGGTCAGGCGCAACGGGTAAGCGCTGGTGAACCAGCCGACGCTGCGGGTCAGGTCGACGTCATCGAACAGGTTTTCACGGCCGTGGCCTTCCAGTTGGATCAACGCCGCGTCGTGGCCGCTCCAGCGGCACAGCACGCGGGCCAGCGCGGTCAGCAGCAGGTCGTTGACCTGGGTGCGGTAGGCGCTCGGCGCCTGTTGCAGCAACTGCCGAGTGCGCTCGGCATCCAGGCGCACGCTGACTGTCTCGGCGTCCCGATTACGCCGTGCACCGTGGGCTCGATCTACCGGCAATGCCAGCGCCGGGCCCGCCAGTTGCGCTTGCCACAGGCTCAGTTCTTCGCGCAGGGATTCGCTGTGCGCATAGGCCTGCAAACGCGCGGCCCAGTCGCGCAAGGCGCTGGTCTTGGCCGGCAGACTGACGGACTGGCCTGCGCTCAGTTGGCGATACACATTCTGCAAATCTTCCAGCAGTACCCGCCACGACACGCCGTCCACCACCAAGTGATGGATGGCGATCAGCAGGCGCTGCTGGCCTTGGGGGCCGTCCACCAGCAACGCGCGCAGCAGCGGGCCGTGTTGCAGGTCGAGGCTGCGCTGGGTGTCGGTGAACAGCGCGGTGCAGTCGGCCATGTCGCGCACTTGCGCCTGCATCAACACGCCGCCTTCGGGCACGGCCAGGTGTTCGGCATGCCACTGTGCATCGCGTTGGGTAAAGCTCAGGCGCAGCGCGTCGTGATGTTCAAGCACCGCCACCAGGGCCTGCTCCAGGCGATGCGGGTCCAGCAGCTGCAGCGGCTTGAGCACCAGCGCCTGGTTCCAGTGCTGGCGCGCCGGGATGTCGCTGTGGAAGAACCAATGCTGGATCGGCGTAAGGCCCGAGCCGCCAGTCAGTAAACCCTGCTCGGCGCTGACCTGTTCGGCGCGCGTGGCGACGGCGGCCAGGCTGTGCACGGTCTGGTGCTGGAACAGGTCACGCGGGCTGAAATGAATGCCCGCCTGGCGCGCCCGGCTGACCACCTGAATCGACAGGATCGAATCGCCGCCCAGCTCGAAGAAGTTATCGTCCAGGCCGACTTGCTGCACGTTCAGCACCGCGCACCAGATGGAGGCCAGGCTTTGCTCCAGCGCATTGCGCGGCGCCACGTACTGCCTGCGATTGGCCTCGGGATCCGGCTCGGGCAAGGCGCGACGGTCGAGCTTGCCGTTGGCGGTCAGCGGCATGCTGTCGAGCACGATCATCTGGGCCGGCACCATGTAGTCCGGCAAGTGCGCCTGGAGGTGAGCCTTCAGCGCGTCACGCAAGGCAACCTGCTCGGCATCACCGACCAGGTACGCCACCAATTGTTTGCCGCTCGGCGACTCCAGCGCCAGCACCACCGCTTCACGCACGGCTGGATGCTCCAGCAGGCGGGTTTCGATTTCGCCCAACTCGATGCGAAAACCACGAATCTTCACTTGATGGTCGATACGCCCCAGGTACTCCACCTGCCCATCGGCGCGTTGGCGCACCAGGTCGCCGGTGCGGTACAGGCGACCACCATTGGCTGCGAACGGGTCGGCGACAAAACGCTCCGCGGTCATCCCCGCACGCTGGTGATAACCCTGGGCCAAGCCCGCACCGCCCACGTACAACTCGCCGGTCGCGCCTTGCGGCACCAGCGCCAGGTCGGCGTCGAGAATATAGGCCACGCGCGCGCCGATGATGCTGCCGATCGGTACGCTGGCGGCGCCCTCCTCCAGTTGTTCCGGCGCCAGGCTGGCCAGCGGCATGACCACGGTTTCGGTCGGGCCATAGGCATTGAAAAACACCTGGGGCTGGAACGCGGCGCGGATGCGTTGCAGGTGCTCGCCGGTCAAGGCTTCGCCGCCGGTGATGCACATGCGCACGGGCAAGGTCTGGTTTTGCGTGGCCAGCCACTGCGCCAATTGGCTGCCGTAGCTGGGGGTGAACCCGAGGATGGTGATGCGATGGGTGCGGATCAGCGCGCAGATTTCCTGCGCGTCCCACTGGCCCTGGGCGCGCAATACGACGTGGGCGCCGCTGAGCAAGGGCACCAGCAAGCGCTCGGTGGCGGCGTCAAAATTGATCGAGTAGAAATGCAGCTCGCAGTCGTCCGGGCGCATGCCGAACCGCTCGATCACGGCCTGGCAGTGCATGGCGATTTCGCCATGGGACACCACCACGCCTTTGGGCTTGCCGGTGGAACCGGAGGTGTAGATCAGGTACGCCTGGTGTTGCGCCAGGCTGATCAACGGCAGCGCGCTGGCCGGGTAGTTGCTCAGCAGCGGCAGGTCCTGTTCCAGGCACCAGGTCGCGACGGTTGTCGGCAACGGGCCGAGGGCTTCGAACATCGCGGCATCGCTGAGCAGCAGGCCGATGCCGCTGTCTTCGATCATGTAATGCAGGCGATCCAGCGGGTATTCCGGGTCCAGCGGCACGTAGGCGCCGCCGGCCTTGAGGATCGCCAGCAGGCCGATGACCATTTCCAGCGAACGCGGCAGCGCCAGGCCGACGCGCACCTGCGGGCCCACACCACGCTCGCGCAGCATCCAGGCCAGGCGATTGGCGCGGGCGTCGAGTTCGGCGTAGGTGAGCGTGACTTCGCCGAAAGTCAGCGCCGGCGCATCGGCACGCTTGCGCGCCTGGTGGCTGAACAGCGGGTGAATGCACTGGTCGAGCCGATGCTCGCCGGCTTCAGCACCGAGGCTGTCCTGCACGGCGCGCTGCTCGGCGGCGCTCAGCAACGGCAGTTCGCTGAGGCGTTGCTGCGGATGCTCGACCAACCCTTCGAGCAGGTTGCGCCAATGCGCGGCCATGCGGGCGATGCGTGGTTCGTCGAACAGGTCGGTGCTGTAGGTCAGGCAGCAGCCCAGGCGATGGTCGAGGTCGGTGACTTCCAGGTTGAGGTCGAACTTGGTGGCGCGGGCGTCGTTGGCCAGGTACTCGACGGTCATGCCGGCCAGTTGACGGCTCTGCTGGAATTCCCAGCGCTGCACGTTGCACATCACCTGGAACAGCGGGTTATACGCCGCGCTGCGCGGTGGCTGCAGTGCCTCCACCAGATGGTCGAACGGCAGGTCCTGATGGGACTGGCCTTCGATCACGGTGTGACGCACCTGCTCGAACAGCTGCGCGACCGTCATCTGCCCATCGAGCCGGCAACGCAGCACCTGGGTGTTGAGGAACGCCCCGATCAGCCCTTCGCTTTCCGGACGAATACGATTGGCCACCGGCGCGCCGATGCGCAGGTCGGCCTGGCCGCTGTAGCGGTAGAGCAACACGGCCAGGGTGGCGGTCATGGTCATGAACAGGGTCAGGCCATGCTCGGCATTGAACGCGCGTACGCGGGCGGCCAATGCGTCGCTCAGGTCGAAACGGTACAGCTCGCCCCGGTGACTTTGCACCGCTGGGCGCGGACGGTCGGCAGGCAGTTCCAGCAGCGGATGTTCATTGCCCAGTTGCGTGGTCCAGTAATCCAACTGGCGTTGACGTTCGCCGGACTCGAGCCACTGGCGCTGCCACACGCTGTAGTCCAGGTACTGCACCGGCAGCGGCGCCAGCGGTGAGTCGCGCTCGTCGATAAAGGCTTCGTACAGCGCGCTGAGTTCACGGGCAAAGATGTCCATGGCCCAGCCTTCGGTGACGATATGATGCAGGGTCAGCACCAGGTAATGGTCCTGCTCGCCGGCCTTGACCAGGCAGGCGCGCAACAGCGGCCCGGTCTCCAGATTGAACGGCGTATGCGCGTGTTGATCGGCCAGTTGCTGCACACGCTGCTGGCGCTCGGTGTCATGCAGTGCCGAAAAGTCCTGCCAGTCCATGCGCAGGCCGGTCTGTGGCGAGACGTGCTGGCAGGCCACGCCATCGACGCTCGGGAAGGTGGTGCGCAGGGTTTCGTGACGCATGATCAAGGCTTGCAACGCCGCCTCGAAACGCCCCACGTCCAGCACCCCGCGCAAGCGCGCCATGCCACCGACGTTGTAGGCCGGGCTGTCCGGCTCCATCTGCCAGAGGAACCACATGCGCTGCTGGGAATAGGACAGCGGCACCTTTTGGCTGCGGTCGACCTTGGCGATGGCCGTCTGTTGATTGCGTTGGCCCGACGCCTGGATCAACCCGACCTGCTCGGCAAACGCACCCAGCTCACTGGCGTCGAACAAGATGCGCAGCGGCAGTTCGACGTCGCAGGCCTGGCGGGTGCGGGAGATGATTTGCGTGGCCAGCAACGAATGGCCACCGAGGGCGAAAAAGTCGTCGCGCAGACCGATACGCGGCAGGCCGAGCACTTCGCGCCAGATCGCCGCAATCTGCTGCTGCAACGGCGTCTGCGGTTCGATGTGTTCGCGGGTTT
This region of Pseudomonas sp. MUP55 genomic DNA includes:
- a CDS encoding TlpA disulfide reductase family protein; this translates as MLTLTIGTFAIALNHILLISALILATLVGWRVAKRGGENPESVLFSLFLLGMLTARISFVLMYWSEYSNDWLQMVDLRDGGFLAWPGIIALVLGALVYGWRRPALRKPLSAGVITGLVFWGMTSLSLNLYDKGSQLPDITLRDANGNVVQLADYKGGPLVINLWATWCPPCRREMPVLERAQHQRPDVTFLFVNQAESMQSVSTYLATQGLNLDNVLFDASGRLGQAVGSMALPTTLFYTADGRLINSHLGELSQASLARAMEPFDTAPQRKPTCLASATC
- the dsbG gene encoding thiol:disulfide interchange protein DsbG — its product is MPRLRHLLTLLPLTLAATLAQAEDWPAPIKQIEAKGAKILGKFDAPSGLTGYAAQYQNRGMALYLTADGNSVLAGNLYDAQGNDLSSAPLEKLVYAPMAKEVWAKMEKSSWIQDGDKNAPRTVYLFSDPNCPYCNMFWEQARPWVKAGKVQLRHIMVGIIREDSPGKSAALFAAKDPQKALEEHEAAGKGSKLQALAKIPADIEAKLDANMKLMEELELSATPAIFYLDDKGGLQQQQGAPSPDKLVKILGPK
- the dsbD gene encoding protein-disulfide reductase DsbD, yielding MRHLLTFLLVLFAGTAQAAAGNPFETKPDFLPVGKAFTFTSERLESGETQLYWQIADGYYLYQQRMKFDGLAEKPVLPQGEAHSDEFFGEQQVYRQGLEVKIPAGTTGQVKLGWQGCADAGLCYPPQSITVDLGGNPAVAATAQAQDQSLASGLQQRSLGWSLLIFFGLGLLLAFAPCSLPMLPILAGLVVGSGASPRRGFALASSYVVCMALVYAALGVMAALLGGNLAALLQTPWILGSFAALFVILALPMFGFFELQLPAFLRDRLDNVSRQQSGGSLIGAGVLGALSGLLVGPCMTAPLAGALLYIAQSGNALHGGLILFAMGVGIGIPLLLLVTVGNRFLPKPGTWMNVLKGVFGFLFLGTAVLMIRPVVGESLWIGLWGVLALVMAYCGWTLAREHGLAAKVLGAGSLVLGLWGAVLVVGAAGGSNELWQPLKVYSGSRVAAATSAHDAFVTLNDPAALQGQLDSAKAQGQWVLVDYYADWCVSCKIMEKQVFGKPEVMDALKDVRLLRLDVTADNAASRELLGRYKVPGPPSFVWIGPDGEERRAHRITGEVDAAAFLQRWTQTRDAP